One segment of Brassica napus cultivar Da-Ae chromosome C3, Da-Ae, whole genome shotgun sequence DNA contains the following:
- the LOC106406766 gene encoding probable receptor-like protein kinase At4g39110 has protein sequence MKIRKKSNTCTIPIFDFSPKLSMCLLLAILLFLSGLDVSTVTAAVGPATGFKPADDILIDCGSKSSSKNPDGRVFKSDQETVQYIEAKDDIQVSAPPSDKVASPIYLTARIFREEATYKFHLTRPGWHWVRLHFLAFTNDKFDLQQATFSVMTEKYVLLHNFKISNNNNDSQAVLQKEYLVNITDAQFSLRFRPMKSSAAFINAIEVVSAPDELISDSGTALFPVNGFSGLSDYAYQSVYRVNVGGPLIVPQNDTLGRTWIPDKEFLKEENMAKDVKTTPSAIKYPPGVTPLIAPQTVYATAAEMANSHTIAPNFNVSWNFPSNPSFNYLIRLHFCDIVSKSLNDLYFNVYINGKTAISGLDLSTVAGDLATPYYKDIVVNATLMTPELQVQIGPMGEDTGAQNAILNGVEVLKMSNSVNSLDGEFGVDGRTTGMGKHGMVATAGFVMMFGAFIGLGAMVYRWKKRPQDWQKRNSFSSWLLPIHAGDTTFMTSKGGSQKSNFYNSTMGLGRYFSLSELQEATKNFEASQIIGVGGFGNVYIATLDDGTKVAVKRGNPQSEQGITEFETEIQMLSKLRHRHLVSLIGYCDENSEMILVYEFMSNGPFRDHLYGKNLAPLTWKQRLEICIGSARGLHYLHTGTAQGIIHRDVKSTNILLDDALVAKVADFGLSKDVAFGQNHVSTAVKGSFGYLDPEYFRRQQLTDKSDVYSFGVVLLEALCARPAINPQLPREQVNLAEWAMQWKRKGLLEKIIDPHLAGTINPESMKKFAEAAEKCLEDYGVDRPTMGDVLWNLEYALQLQEAFTQGKAEETEIDKPVTPGSVLPTATTPITPSATTNAEASVQVASKVEETDGSVHSQTVDEHSGTAMFTQFASLNGR, from the coding sequence ATGAAGATAAGAAAGAAATCAAACACATGCACGATTCCCATCTTTGATTTTTCTCCAAAGCTCTCCATGTGTCTCCTCCTGGCTATTCTCCTCTTCCTCTCAGGCCTTGATGTGTCTACCGTAACCGCCGCCGTGGGACCTGCCACCGGTTTCAAACCGGCAGATGATATCCTCATTGATTGTGGAAGCAAATCATCATCAAAAAACCCTGATGGAAGAGTCTTCAAGAGTGACCAAGAGACTGTCCAATACATAGAAGCCAAGGATGATATCCAGGTCTCAGCCCCACCTTCAGACAAGGTCGCTTCTCCTATCTACCTAACTGCAAGGATCTTCCGTGAGGAAGCCACCTACAAGTTCCATCTCACCCGACCCGGTTGGCATTGGGTTCGCCTCCATTTCTTGGCCTTCACGAACGACAAGTTCGATCTCCAACAAGCGACTTTCTCCGTCATGACGGAGAAATACGTGTTGCTTCATAACTTCAAGATCAGTAACAACAACAACGATAGTCAAGCTGTTCTCCAGAAGGAGTATCTCGTCAACATAACGGATGCGCAGTTCTCCCTCAGGTTTAGGCCTATGAAAAGCTCTGCAGCGTTCATCAACGCTATCGAAGTTGTCTCGGCTCCGGACGAGCTGATCTCTGACTCCGGGACAGCTCTTTTCCCGGTTAACGGCTTCTCGGGTCTCTCTGACTACGCTTACCAGTCTGTCTACAGAGTCAACGTCGGTGGTCCTTTGATCGTTCCTCAGAACGACACGTTGGGAAGAACATGGATACCAGATAAGGAGTTTCTGAAAGAAGAGAACATGGCTAAGGACGTTAAGACGACCCCTTCAGCGATCAAGTACCCTCCTGGAGTTACACCTTTGATCGCTCCGCAGACGGTTTATGCAACGGCTGCGGAGATGGCTAATTCTCACACCATAGCCCCTAACTTCAACGTTAGCTGGAACTTCCCCTCGAACCCTTCGTTTAACTACCTCATCCGCCTTCATTTCTGCGACATCGTCAGCAAGTCTCTCAACGACCTCTACTTCAACGTGTACATCAACGGTAAAACCGCCATTTCTGGTTTGGATTTGTCCACCGTCGCAGGCGATCTCGCGACTCCTTACTACAAAGACATTGTTGTGAACGCGACGCTTATGACCCCTGAGCTCCAAGTTCAGATTGGTCCCATGGGGGAAGACACAGGGGCCCAAAACGCGATCTTGAATGGAGTCGAGGTTTTGAAGATGAGCAACTCAGTGAACAGCCTTGACGGAGAGTTTGGAGTTGATGGTAGAACCACTGGGATGGGGAAACATGGTATGGTTGCGACCGCGGGGTTTGTGATGATGTTTGGAGCTTTCATTGGACTTGGAGCAATGGTTTACAGGTGGAAGAAGAGGCCGCAAGATTGGCAGAAGAGAAACAGTTTCTCCTCTTGGTTGCTGCCGATACACGCTGGTGACACTACTTTCATGACAAGCAAAGGCGGTTCTCAAAAATCCAACTTCTACAACTCAACTATGGGACTCGGCCGCTACTTCTCCCTCTCGGAGCTTCAAGAAGCCACAAAGAACTTCGAAGCGTCTCAGATCATCGGTGTTGGAGGGTTCGGTAATGTATACATCGCAACACTCGACGATGGAACCAAAGTTGCTGTTAAGAGAGGTAACCCACAGTCTGAACAAGGAATCACCGAGTTTGAGACGGAGATCCAGATGCTTTCTAAGCTCAGACACAGACATTTGGTCTCTTTAATTGGTTACTGTGATGAAAACTCAGAGATGATCCTAGTCTATGAGTTCATGTCCAATGGTCCGTTCAGGGATCATCTATACGGAAAGAACCTTGCTCCACTAACGTGGAAACAGCGGCTTGAGATCTGTATCGGTTCTGCACGTGGGCTTCACTATCTGCACACGGGAACAGCACAAGGGATTATCCACCGTGACGTCAAATCGACCAACATTCTTCTCGACGATGCTTTAGTCGCCAAGGTCGCTGACTTTGGTCTTTCTAAAGATGTAGCCTTCGGACAAAACCATGTCAGCACGGCCGTGAAAGGAAGTTTCGGGTACCTAGACCCTGAGTACTTTAGAAGACAGCAACTTACCGATAAGTCCGATGTTTATTCATTCGGCGTCGTTCTTCTAGAAGCTCTATGCGCAAGACCGGCCATCAACCCCCAGCTACCGAGAGAACAGGTTAACTTAGCTGAGTGGGCAATGCAATGGAAACGGAAAGGACTGTTGGAAAAGATCATTGATCCTCATTTGGCTGGAACGATAAACCCTGAATCGATGAAGAAGTTCGCGGAAGCTGCAGAGAAGTGTTTGGAAGATTACGGCGTTGATAGACCGACGATGGGAGATGTTCTGTGGAACTTGGAATACGCTCTTCAGCTTCAAGAGGCATTCACTCAGGGCAAAGCGGAGGAGACTGAGATCGATAAGCCAGTGACACCTGGCTCTGTTCTGCCAACTGCTACAACTCCAATCACCCCCTCAGCTACCACCAACGCGGAGGCTAGTGTTCAAGTTGCTTCTAAAGTGGAAGAGACCGATGGCTCAGTCCATTCACAGACCGTGGACGAACACTCTGGAACAGCTATGTTCACTCAGTTTGCTAGTCTTAACGGAAGATAA
- the LOC106406537 gene encoding uncharacterized protein LOC106406537 → MGNACCVAPRDKMVLLPNASSAAAERRHSPTWSFRWDTNHNRGRVAGEEASLSWLSDGISRNDVLSDFKSDFVSSQGSPLDSFRTQTLQKSPASDLSFPRNSSMDTVFEQKEKDSIESAAPSYPSPAQLSLSLASQPSSFPTSPLPSQIYYHPASSSTLNPTQRPRLSKHVSDGQICGMNSLSRSSITEERQGTPLRCDSSESGPSEGWSLQAFSEMMSSSRSTEPLSYDNDHFGLERDMIGHHSNRMSNHQQQSCGACSRPLSEKSLWSSQKMFMTNELSVSAILACGHVYHGECLEQMTPEIDKFDPSCPICTLGEKKTAKLSEKALRVEMDLKARHNKRLRNRVLDSGFDCEDFVMFDDNHRVEAAAGKSPKLVSSSSAKSYSAKPFLARHFSFGSTKSTKENLPVKKKGFFWTKSSKI, encoded by the exons ATGGGGAACGCGTGTTGTGTAGCTCCGCGTGACAAAATGGTCCTCCTGCCTAACGCATCATCAGCTGCTGCTGAGAGGAGGCATTCTCCTACTTGGAGTTTCCGCTGGGATACTAATCATAATAGAGGCCGTGTGGCTGGTGAAGAAGCCTCTCTCAGTTGGTTGTCTGATGGTATTAGTCGGAACGATGTGTTGTCTGATTTCAAATCTGATTTTGTTTCATCTCAAGGCTCCCCTTTGGACAGTTTCCGGACGCAGACGTTGCAGAAGTCTCCGGCCTCAG ATTTATCTTTTCCAAGAAATTCTTCCATGGATACAGTCTTTGAGCAG AAAGAAAAGGATTCAATAGAATCTGCAGCACCTTCGTACCCATCTCCTGCACAGTTGTCTCTTTCACTTGCTTCACAACCATCTTCTTTCCCAACGTCACCACTTCCCTCCCAGATCTACTATCACCCTGCAAGTTCATCTACACTTAATCCGACACAGCGCCCTCGCCTATCAAAGCACGTCTCAGATGGTCAGATCTGTGGAATGAACTCACTTAGCAGAAGCTCGATAACTGAAGAGAGGCAGGGAACTCCTTTAAGATGTGATTCTTCTGAGAGTGGACCATCTGAAGGTTGGTCACTGCAGGCCTTTTCTGAAATGATGTCATCTTCTCGCAGCACCGAACCTTTGTCTTATGATAACGACCACTTTGGGCTTGAACGGGACATGATAGGCCATCACAGCAACCGAATGTCCAATCATCAGCAGCAAAGCTGTGGTGCGTGCTCTAGACCCTTGTCAGAGAAATCCTTGTGGAGCAGCCAAAAGATGTTTATGACCAACGAGCTCTCTGTGTCTGCAATTCTAGCTTGTGGGCATGTCTATCATGGTGAGTGTTTAGAGCAGATGACCCCAGAAATCGATAAATTCGACCCTTCATGCCCAATCTGTACTCTGGGTGAGAAGAAAACGGCGAAGCTGTCGGAGAAAGCGTTGAGAGTGGAGATGGATTTGAAAGCTAGGCACAACAAAAGACTTAGAAACCGAGTTTTGGACAGTGGTTTTGACTGCGAGGATTTTGTAATGTTTGATGACAACCACAGGGTAGAGGCAGCAGCAGGCAAGAGCCCTAAACTGGTCTCAAGTTCAAGCGCCAAGAGCTATTCGGCAAAGCCTTTCTTGGCTCGACATTTCTCTTTTGGGTCCACTAAATCGACTAAAGAGAACCTTCCTGTCAAAAAGAAAGGCTTCTTTTGGACCAAATCCAGCAAAATATGA
- the LOC106406767 gene encoding bifunctional phosphatase IMPL2, chloroplastic, giving the protein MLAQSHFLCKSFSLIPPPSPALRSATRSPHLSSSQSGRLSFLSSSLSAVSVSRGHISLAMASNSKRPDLSEDSSSELSAATDLDRFAAVANELADASGEVIRKYFRKKFDIVEKDDMSPVTIADQMAEEAMVSIIFHNFPSHAIYGEEKGWRCKEESSDYVWVLDPIDGTKSFITGKPVFGTLIALLYKGKPILGLIDQPILKERWIGMSGRRTKLNGEDISTRSCPKLSQAYLYTTSPHLFSGEAVEAFARVREKVKMPLYGCDCYAYALLASGFVDLVIESGLKPYDFLALVPVIEGAGGTITDWNGNPPLWEASSSAVATSFNVVAAGDSNIHQQALESLEWQ; this is encoded by the exons ATGTTAGCTCAGTCGCACTTCCTCTGCAAGTCCTTCTCTCTGATTCCGCCGCCGTCTCCGGCGCTGCGGTCCGCGACTCGCTCTCCTCATCTCTCTTCTTCGCAAAGCGGTAGATTATCTTTTCTATCGTCTTCCTTAAGCGCTGTTTCGGTCTCCCGCGGTCATATCTCTCTGGCAATGGCTTCGAACTCGAAACGGCCTGACCTAAGCGAAGATTCCTCTTCGGAACTGAGCGCCGCCACCGATCTGGATCGATTCGCCGCCGTGGCAAATGAACTGGCGGACGCTTCTGGCGAGGTTATCAGAAAGTACTTCCGGAAGAAATTCGATATCGTTGAGAAAGATGATATGA GTCCTGTTACAATCGCTGATCAAATGGCTGAAGAGGCCATGGTGTCTATTATTTTCCACAACTTCCCTTCTCATGCTAT ATATGGCGAGGAGAAAGGTTGGAGATGCAAAGAGGAATCTTCAGACTATGTTTGGGTTTTGGACCCGATCGACGGAACAAAGAGCTTTATCACAG GGAAACCTGTGTTTGGTACGTTAATAGCTCTGCTGTACAAAGGCAAACCG ATTCTAGGTCTAATTGATCAGCCTATTCTGAAAGAGAGATGGATAGGAATGAGTGGAAGAAGAACTAAATTAAACGGGGAGGATATCTCAACGCGATCTTGCCCGAAACTGTCACAAGCATATTT ATACACCACTAGCCCACATCTTTTCAGTGGAGAGGCAGTAGAGGCCTTTGCTCGAGTTAGAGAAAAG gTAAAAATGCCATTATACGGCTGTGATTGTTATGCTTATGCTCTCCTGGCTTCTGGATTTGTCGATCTTGTTATTGAATCCGGTCTAAAG CCATATGATTTCCTTGCTCTGGTGCCTGTGATAGAAGGCGCTGGAGGTACCATAACCGATTGGAACGGTAACCCACCTCTTTGGGAAGCTTCATCCAGTGCCGTTGCTACAA GCTTTAATGTAGTTGCAGCAGGAGATTCAAACATTCATCAGCAAGCATTGGAGTCACTTGAGTGGCAGTGA